In Aedes albopictus strain Foshan chromosome 3, AalbF5, whole genome shotgun sequence, the following are encoded in one genomic region:
- the LOC134289605 gene encoding uncharacterized protein LOC134289605, protein MSTSKANDPLVPKSCTACNHPDHIEDMVACDNCGKWYHFGCANVDESIVDQTWKCQPCGLLLSNVASNTGVGASLNVPTGAVRKTGKTAGSKVTSSRKSKKTVASKNASVTSSARERLALELEVLNEQQQLEELELEEENQIRARQIAQEKMIRDSELEIEAKKLAEEKEFLEKKTAEELKFRRDQMAIKKKSLEEKAKLIREQSLRGSSRSSSISQSVSEVSAKVNKWLEKTEQHTGDNQGNANDPGLDPINAALVSGFDMLGLAQREATSFGDRQTDKPIAAHHDPEHFFRGLNTTAPRQNLADNGITRSEQGRSGRGTRFPEQTFASRGLQSVNDESSLAFDHQVGPTNRQLAARQVMGKDLPIFSGNPEDWPIWVSNFERSTTTCGFSQDENLIRLQRCLKGPALDMVRGRLLTPASVPHVIKTLQLRYGRPETLIRALTEKIRHLPPPKMDNLESIIDFGMAVDNLVEHLKTAKQYAHLTNPSLLHDLVGKLPVEYRMKWAAFKGARADADLRIFGSFMNGIVELAFDVADDQPTSLSSKTQQKQKERVYLQTHSESMDAHAAHGNVPNVRLEKTQKKICVACAIEGHRVYECTQFTSLSVDERLKIVNQNSLCRTCLNQHGRWPCRTWQGCGISGCRLRHHTLLHQPPQVTSVAVSTSHLDRQQSSNGPLFRILPVTLYGPSGKIDIFAFIDEGSQLTLLEDEVAAQLGLSGPCEPLQLLWTGNVTRSECTSRRLLVDIAGTRMSQKFKLADARTVGKLMLPTQALCYRHLATQYPHLRGLPISDYEGVVPKLLIGLDNLKLTIPLKTREGDWGHPMAAKCRLGWSIYGCLPNDSGSATCGFHVGGWTNQDQELNQLVKNYVALDNAGITSPATLLESDEDRRARQILEATTRRISTGFETGLLWKADYVQLPNSYGMAYRRLCSLERKLSSDEQLYASVRTIIQDYVTKQYAHAATEYELTTTRPEKCWYLPLGVVVNPRKNKVRLIMDARATVDGVSFNSSLLKGPDLLTSLPAVLSHFRLFQYALAADIKEMFHRIKIRDEDRQFQRFLWRDHPEMQPATFVMDVAICGSTCSPSSAQYVKNQNAQEFASEFPKAVDAVIRHHYVDDYLDSFGTIEEAVQIGCEVKEIHARGGFEIRNFLSNSAEIAERVGSQSTMMEKILQAGKEEFAECVLGMRWIPSSDNFTYSLQLREDLRNVLADGHTPTKREILRVVMSLFDPLGLITFYLIHGRVLMQDIWASRIDWDDIIDNELCERWRQWIGYLPQLDSLRIPRCYFVGGNERTYSSLQIHVFVHASESAFCSAVYFRVETAFGADVALVSAKSKVAPLKMLSIPRLELQAAVLGTRLLNSVVAMHDLQVTKRVLWTDSRTVLAWINSDQRKYHQFVGFRVAEILSTTEPAEWRWISSKAYVADIATKWGTGPDIDQSSVWFQGPEFLRQPEDTWPKQQQGSVSTTEEIRSCNIHVTKPEMIVDITRFSRWERLHRTVGYIHRFYDNLKRKREGVALEFGPLRLSIQ, encoded by the coding sequence ATGTCAACATCCAAAGCGAATGATCCACTGGTACCGAAAAGCTGCACGGCCTGCAACCACCCCGACCACATCGAAGACATGGTGGCTTGCGATAACTGCGGGAAATGGTACCATTTCGGTTGCGCGAATGTCGACGAATCCATCGTTGACCAAACTTGGAAGTGCCAACCCTGTGGACTCCTCCTATCCAACGTAGCATCAAATACCGGAGTCGGTGCGAGCTTAAACGTCCCTACCGGAGCTGTTAGGAAGACTGGCAAAACGGCCGGTAGCAAGGTAACAAGCTCCCGTAAATCAAAGAAAACTGTTGCTAGTAAAAACGCGAGTGTTACTTCTAGTGCTAGGGAACGACTTGCTTTGGAGTTAGAGGTTCTAAATGAACAGCAGCAGCTAGAAGAATTAGAGCTAGAGGAGGAAAACCAAATTAGAGCTAGACAGATTGCTCAAGAGAAGATGATCAGAGACAGCGAGTTAGAGATAGAGGCTAAGAAGTTAGCAGAAGAAaaagagtttttggaaaaaaagacGGCCGAAGAATTGAAGTTTCGTAGAGATCAGATGGCAATTAAAAAGAAGTCGTTAGAAGAAAAGGCTAAGCTAATTCGCGAGCAGTCACTTCGCGGAAGTAGTCGGTCATCGAGCATTAGTCAGAGTGTTTCAGAAGTGAGTGCAAAAGTGAATAAATGGTTGGAGAAAACGGAGCAGCACACCGGAGATAACCAGGGGAATGCAAACGACCCGGGTCTCGACCCGATTAACGCGGCGCTTGTGAGCGGTTTCGATATGCTCGGGTTGGCGCAGCGAGAAGCAACGAGTTTCGGCGATAGACAGACCGATAAACCGATTGCTGCTCATCATGATCCAGAACACTTTTTTCGTGGACTCAACACCACCGCTCCTCGGCAGAATTTGGCTGACAACGGAATCACGAGAAGCGAACAAGGGAGAAGCGGAAGAGGAACGAGATTTCCCGAGCAAACGTTTGCGTCGCGAGGACTACAAAGTGTTAACGATGAAAGTTCGCTCGCGTTTGATCATCAAGTGGGACCTACAAACCGCCAACTGGCTGCGCGTCAGGTAATGGGTAAGGATCTTCCCATTTTCTCCGGTAATCCAGAAGACTGGCCGATTTGGGTGAGCAATTTTGAACGGTCAACGACGACGTGCGGGTTTTCTCAGGACGAAAATTTGATTCGACTGCAACGCTGTCTTAAGGGACCCGCCCTTGACATGGTACGTGGTCGACTTTTAACACCAGCTAGTGTGCCCCATGTGATCAAAACGCTACAACTGCGTTATGGTCGGCCGGAAACCCTGATAAGAGCTCTCACCGAAAAGATTCGGCATCTTCCACCACCGAAAATGGATAACCTGGAGAGTATCATCGATTTCGGTATGGCCGTGGATAACTTAGTGGAGCATCTGAAGACAGCAAAACAATATGCTCATTTAACAAATCCTTCTCTCCTACACGACTTGGTCGGTAAGCTGCCTGTCGAATATAGGATGAAATGGGCGGCATTCAAAGGAGCTCGGGCCGATGCTGATCTGAGAATATTTGGATCTTTCATGAATGGTATTGTGGAGCTAGCCTTTGACGTGGCGGATGATCAACCGACCAGCTTGTCATCTAAAACCCAGCAAAAACAGAAGGAACGCGTGTACTTACAGACTCATTCCGAATCAATGGATGCGCATGCCGCCCATGGAAACGTCCCAAATGTTCGGCTGGAGAAAACTCAAAAGAAGATTTGTGTGGCATGTGCAATTGAGGGTCATCGAGTTTATGAGTGCACGCAGTTTACATCGTTGAGCGTCGATGAACGACTGAAAATCGTAAACCAGAATTCCTTGTGCAGAACCTGTTTAAATCAACACGGTAGATGGCCTTGTCGAACCTGGCAAGGATGCGGAATTTCAGGTTGTCGACTGCGTCATCATACGTTGCTACACCAACCGCCACAAGTAACGTCGGTGGCCGTATCAACAAGCCATTTGGATCGGCAGCAATCATCGAACGGGCCTCTGTTCAGAATTCTACCAGTTACGCTGTATGGACCAAGTGGAAAGATAGATATTTTCGCCTTTATCGATGAAGGATCCCAACTAACGCTGTTAGAGGACGAAGTTGCGGCTCAACTAGGACTGTCTGGTCCTTGTGAACCGTTGCAGTTGCTGTGGACAGGGAATGTTACACGTAGTGAATGTACATCTCGACGACTTTTGGTTGATATCGCGGGAACCAGGATGAGCCAGAAATTTAAACTTGCCGATGCTCGTACGGTTGGAAAACTGATGCTCCCAACGCAGGCACTCTGCTACCGTCATCTAGCGACACAATACCCTCACCTCCGAGGGCTTCCAATAAGCGACTACGAGGGAGTTGTACCGAAGCTACTTATTGGTCTTGACAACCTGAAGCTCACAATTCCATTGAAGACTCGAGAAGGAGACTGGGGACACCCTATGGCCGCCAAATGCCGTCTCGGATGGAGCATCTACGGGTGTTTGCCTAACGACTCCGGATCGGCTACTTGTGGGTTTCACGTTGGAGGATGGACCAATCAAGATCAAGAGCTAAATCAACTAGTCAAAAACTACGTGGCACTTGATAACGCCGGTATAACATCGCCCGCTACACTTTTAGAGTCAGATGAAGATCGCCGTGCAAGGCAAATACTGGAAGCAACAACTCGGAGGATTTCTACCGGCTTTGAAACCGGCCTTCTCTGGAAGGCAGACTACGTACAGCTACCCAATAGTTACGGTATGGCCTACCGACGCCTGTGCAGCCTGGAGAGAAAGCTTTCTTCGGATGAGCAGCTGTATGCGTCCGTACGTACAATAATACAAGATTATGTCACTAAACAGTATGCGCACGCAGCCACGGAATACGAACTCACAACCACGAGGCCGGAGAAATGTTGGTATTTGCCGCTAGGGGTAGTGGTAAACCCTAGGAAGAACAAGGTCCGTCTGATAATGGATGCAAGAGCAACTGTGGATGGCGTGTCGTTCAATTCTTCTCTACTGAAAGGCCCGGACTTATTGACGTCGCTTCCAGCAGTTCTTAGCCATTTCCGTCTCTTTCAGTACGCCTTGGCTGCAGATATAAAGGAAATGTTTCATCGTATCAAAATACGGGACGAAGATCGACAATTTCAAAGGTTTTTATGGCGAGATCATCCAGAAATGCAGCCAGCAACATTCGTAATGGACGTGGCAATTTGTGGATCGACATGCTCCCCAAGTTCGGCTCAATATGTGAAGAACCAAAACGCACAGGAGTTTGCAAGCGAGTTCCCCAAAGCCGTCGATGCGGTAATACGTCATCATTACGTCGACGATTATTTGGATAGTTTCGGAACAATAGAAGAAGCAGTGCAGATCGGCTGTGAAGTGAAAGAAATCCACGCGAGAGGCGGATTCGAAATTCGGAATTTTTTGTCAAACAGTGCTGAGATCGCCGAACGCGTGGGATCTCAATCAACGATGATGGAGAAAATACTTCAAGCCGGAAAGGAAGAGTTTGCCGAATGTGTTTTGGGAATGAGATGGATACCATCCAGTGACAACTTCACCTATTCGCTCCAGCTCCGGGAAGACCTACGAAACGTGTTGGCCGATGGACATACCCCtacaaaacgtgaaatactaCGAGTTGTCATGAGCCTTTTCGATCCCCTGGGGCTTATAACATTCTATCTGATACACGGAAGAGTTCTTATGCAGGACATATGGGCATCCAGGATCGACTGGGACGACATCATTGACAATGAGCTATGCGAACGATGGCGACAGTGGATCGGATACCTCCCTCAGTTAGACTCGCTCCGCATTCCACGTTGTTACTTTGTAGGAGGAAATGAGAGAACATATTCGTCACTGCAAATCCACGTCTTTGTGCACGCTAGCGAGTCTGCATTTTGTAGCGCGGTTTATTTTCGAGTGGAAACAGCCTTTGGAGCGGATGTGGCGCTGGTATCGGCCAAATCGAAAGTGGCACCTTTGAAAATGCTGTCTATTCCTCGTTTGGAGCTCCAGGCTGCCGTCCTGGGCACACGACTGCTGAACAGTGTCGTTGCCATGCACGATCTGCAAGTAACTAAACGAGTGCTTTGGACGGATTCTCGTACTGTACTGGCATGGATAAATTCCGATCAACGTAAATACCATCAGTTCGTAGGGTTCCGTGTTGCAGAGATACTGTCTACAACTGAACCAGCAGAATGGCGGTGGATTTCAAGTAAAGCTTATGTAGCCGACATAGCAACGAAGTGGGGAACTGGACCGGATATCGACCAAAGCAGCGTATGGTTCCAAGGTCCGGAATTTCTACGTCAACCAGAGGATACGTGGCCAAAACAGCAACAAGGATCAGTCTCTACTACGGAAGAAATCAGATCATGTAACATCCATGTAACCAAACCCGAAATGATTGTAGATATAACTCGTTTCAGTCGGTGGGAAAGGCTGCATCGTACAGTAGGATATATTCATCGTTTCTACGACAACCTCAAACGGAAAAGAGAAGGTGTTGCGTTAGAGTTTGGCCCCCTGAGACTAAGTATCCAGTGA